The proteins below are encoded in one region of Mangifera indica cultivar Alphonso chromosome 7, CATAS_Mindica_2.1, whole genome shotgun sequence:
- the LOC123221351 gene encoding trihelix transcription factor ASIL2-like, producing the protein MEEDDEMHSPPSPSAAGSPSPSCQSPPNERISVTVAAAAPPSQQQLPQQQQQHSITVAPPPPPKNGGGGGREDCWSEAATAVLIDAWGERYLELSRGNLKQKHWKEVADIVSSREDYTKTPKTDIQCKNRIDTVKKKYKLEKAKIMSGGGASKWVFYEKLDQLIGTTAKMPVPLAIPPAITPPATVSSRVPMGIPVGIRTPMVAAVKNQHQIHLRKRSGKTGTAAAVETQSDESEEESRDSMDSFPPAKRIRVAVDLGKGRKEKGGWGESVRMLTRAILKFGEAYEQAESAKLQQVVEMEKQRMKFAKELELQRMQFLMKTQLEISQLKHGRRTVNVSNHHHRNNGNDNNNSNSDCSS; encoded by the coding sequence ATGGAGGAAGACGATGAGATGCACTCACCTCCGTCGCCATCGGCAGCCGGGTCTCCGTCTCCGTCATGTCAGTCACCGCCAAACGAACGGATATCAGTGACAGTTGCGGCGGCTGCACCACCAAGTCAACAACAACTACCGCAGCAGCAACAACAGCACAGTATAACAGTGGCTCCGCCGCCGCCGCCGAAAAATGGCGGTGGTGGTGGGAGAGAAGACTGTTGGAGCGAAGCAGCCACTGCGGTGTTGATAGACGCGTGGGGAGAACGGTACTTGGAGCTAAGTAGAGGGAACTTGAAGCAGAAGCATTGGAAAGAAGTTGCCGATATTGTGAGTAGTCGAGAGGATTATACGAAGACTCCAAAGACTGACATTCAATGCAAGAATCGAATAGATACGGTGaagaaaaagtataaattagaaaaagctAAAATTATGTCAGGTGGAGGAGCTAGTAAATGGGTTTTCTATGAAAAACTCGATCAGTTAATTGGTACGACTGCGAAAATGCCGGTACCACTGGCAATACCGCCAGCAATAACACCTCCAGCTACAGTTAGTTCAAGAGTACCAATGGGAATTCCTGTTGGAATAAGAACTCCGATGGTGGCTGCGGTCAAAAATCAGCATCAGATTCATTTGAGGAAAAGGAGTGGTAAGACTGGCACGGCGGCAGCCGTGGAGACACAGTCTGATGAATCGGAGGAGGAATCGAGAGATTCAATGGACAGTTTTCCTCCGGCCAAGAGGATAAGAGTGGCGGTGGATTTAGGGAAAGGGAGAAAAGAGAAGGGTGGTTGGGGTGAGTCAGTGAGGATGTTGACACGAGCCATATTGAAGTTTGGGGAAGCTTATGAACAAGCTGAGAGTGCCAAGTTACAGCAAGTTGTGGAGATGGAGAAGCAGAGGATGAAGTTTGCTAAAGAGCTGGAGTTGCAGAGGATGCAGTTTCTTATGAAGACCCAGTTGGAGATTTCACAGTTGAAGCATGGAAGGAGAACCGTTAATGTAAGTAATCATCATCACAGGAATAATGGCAATGACAATAATAACAGCAATAGTGATTGTAGTAGCTAA